GCTGTCTGTGACGGGGGTGGGGATATCGAGTAACTCTGTGGCGGCTGCATTGATGAGTTTTATTTGCCCGGTTTTACTCATCACGACTATTCCGGTCTGCATGCGCTGCACAATCCGCTGATTGATTCGCGACAACTGCTCTATGTCGGTACGGCGGTGTTCGGCCAATTGTTGGGCTTTAACGATGCGCGCGCTTAAATAGCGGATGGCTATAGCGGCCGCAAAATAGGTGGTGCCGGTCATGCCTGCAACAATAAATCGTTGCGCAGATACCCGTTCGCTCAAAGTGTGGGCGGCGACTTCGCTGATTGCAGATATGGTTGCCAGTGCGGCAATGGCTAAGCTTAGCTGTCCGGGCATAGTAATACTGGCGGCGCTGATGGTAACAATGAGTAATAGCGGCAGGCCAGAGTCGGCGCTGCCAGAGCAATAGCTCATTAGCATGATGACGCCGACGTCGACAAAAAACTCGAAGAATAGCTGGGTTTGGCTATATTTGGTGCTAAATAAGGTATGGATTAGCAGGGCCGCAATGGCGAAGAGGGTGTAGCCGATGACGGCGATGGCAAACCATTTTGGTGCAATAGTTCCCAAAGTGGAATTTGCTGGTCCAAATAGCAAGGCAATCAGTATCATGCTTGCTAGAACAAGCCGATACGCGCTGTACACCCGCATTATGGCCCGTTGCTGGAGGAAATCTTGCGCAAAAAACATATTGTGCCCTGATGTTAGCTAAAGCGTAGTTTATACGCCCATAGTGGGGGATGCACTCTCGCTTATTTGCTAGAATAGATCTCTGTATTCATGTGCTTGCCTGGCGACGACCGGGCGCGGCCTCGTTTTTATTTATGGAATTGTATTAATGACCTCCCTGCGTATCGTAATGGCTCAGATAAATCCCGTCGTCGGAGATATCGAGGGTAATACAAATAAGATTATCGCCAACATTGAAACGGCGGTATCGCGTCACGACCCCCAGTTAATTTTGTTTCCAGAATTAGTGATTACAGGGTATCCGCCTGAAGACTTATTGCTGCGCTCCAGCCTGGCGCACCGCGTTGAGCGCGCGCTGCAGCGTATCGCCAGCCATGCGCCGAAATGTTATGTAGTGCTGGGTTATCCGCGATCGATGGATGGCTATTTGTATAATGCGGCGGGTGTGTTTTTCGGTGGCAAGCTGGTTAATGAATACCATAAGCAATGCCTGCCTAATTACCGTGTTTTTGATGAGAAGCGCTATTTCAAGGAGGGCCGCGATACCCTGGTGATGGATATTTTTGGTGTCCCCACGGCGATCAGTATTTGTGAAGATGTTTGGGAAGATGCACCAACGGCCGGCGCCAAAGCAGAGGGGGCTAAGTTAATGTTGAATCTCAGCGCTTCGCCCTTCCATGCTGGTAAGCAGATCGAGCGTGAAGCCTTGTTGGCGCAGCGCGCTTGGCAGGGTGGCATGCCAGTGGTGTACTGCAATCTGGTCGGTGGCCAAGATGAGCTGGTATTCGATGGCGCTTCAATGGTGGTGTCTGAGGAAGGGGAATTAATTGCGCGCAGTCCCGCTTACGTTGAATACATTAATTGCGTGAATGCTCGCTGGGATGGTCGCCGTTTGCGGTTTGATGACGGCGAGGTCAGTGATCTGCGACCGGTGCTGGAAGATATATACGAGACCCTCGTGCTGGGAGTGCGGGACTACGTCAATAAAAATGGTTTTAACGGTGTAGTCTTGGGCTTGTCGGGTGGTATCGATTCGGCGTTGACCTTGGCGATAGCCGTAGATGCTTTGGGCGCTGACCGGGTTGAAGCCGTGATGATGCCGTTCCGCTATACCGCGTCAATGAGTATGGAAGATGCCCAAGCCCAAGCCAAGGTGCAGGGTGTGAGCTACAAGGTGATCTCGATTGAAGCCTTGTACGATAGCTTTATGCTTGCCTTAGCCGATGAGTTCGCGGGTATGTCCGCGGACAAAACTGAAGAAAACCTGCAAGCTCGCTGCCGCGGCGTATTGTTGATGGCGATATCAAACAAGAAAGGCTATTTGGTGCTCACTACCGGCAATAAGAGTGAAGTGGCGGTGGGTTACTCGACCTTATACGGTGATATGGCCGGTGGCTTTGACGTCCTAAAAGACGTTGCAAAAATGCGGGTGTTTGAGTTAGCAAGATATCGCAATACCGTGTCGCCAGTGATTCCGCAGCGGGTTATTGATAGGCCGCCATCGGCTGAGTTGGCGCCTGGGCAAGAGGATCAGGATAGTCTGCCACCCTACGATATTTTGGATCAGGTACTGGAGCGCTATATAGAGGACGACGAGAGCGCCGAAACCATTATCGAGGCGGGCTTTGATCGCGAGATGGTGTATCGTATTTTACGCTTGGTTGATTTAAACGAATACAAACGTCGCCAGTCGCCTATAGGAACACGTATCACCGAGCGCGGCTTCGGGCGTGACCGCCGCTATCCGATTACTCAAAAATGGGTCATCGGTGACTAAGATTTTCTTGTTGGTCGCGGCAAGCCTGGCTGCCGCGTTTGCCAATGCCGTGAATTCAAATGGTTTATGCTAATCCGGCGAGTTTTTTGCTTCGTAGCTCTAATCTGTGGTGGTTTTTATAACCGCTAAGTACGCACTCTTTAATTACCTCTGAAAGAAAATCGGGATCGCAATGGAATTACGGGCAAACAATGTCAGCAAACTGCGCGATGGTTATTTCGACGTATTGATTTTAGGTGGCGGCATAAATGGAGCGGTGTCAGCGGCGTCCTTGGCAGCCAAAGGTGTGAAGGTCGCTTTAGTTGATCGCGGTGATTTTGCCGGCTCAACCAGCTCCAATTCATCTAATTTAGCCTGGGGCGGCATTAAGTATTTAGAAAATCATGAATACTTTTTGGTCGACAAACTCTGCCGCAGCCGCAATCACTTGATGCGCAGCTATCCCTCAACGGTAAAAGAAATTCGGTTTTTGACCACCATCCAAAAAGGCTTTCGTTTTCCGCCGTTTATTGTCTACCTTGGCACCATTCTTTACTGGATTATTGGTCGCTTTGCCACACGTGCTCCCAAATATCTGAGCCCAGCTGGATTGAGTAAACGTGATGGCGTTATTGATACTGCCTTGGCAGCCGGTGGCTTTGAATACTCCGACTGCTATCTTTACGATAACGATGCCCGTTTTGTGTTTAATTTTATTCGCAGCAGTTTGAATTACGGTTGTATCGCCGCCAATTATGTAGAGTCTATGGGCTCTGAACGCCGTGGCGGGCTGTGGCATACCCAGTTGCAGGATAAACTGAGCGGCGAGACATTCGAGGTGCGCAGTCGGGTATTGATTAATGCCTGCGGCCCCTATGTTGATGCTCATAATGACCTTACAGGTCAAGACACCGAGCACCGGCATTTATTTTCTAAGGGAATTCATTTAATTGTTGATCGGATATCTGAAACCCACCGCATTCTCACTTTTTTTGCCAGTGACGGGCGTTTGTTCTTTGTGATTCCCATGGGGCCAAAGACCTGTATTGGCACCACCGACACTCAGGAGAGTAGTCCCGAGGTTGAGGTGACCGCAGCAGATCGTCAGTTCGTACTCGATAATGTGAATGCCGTATTGAAGCTTGAGCGGCCCTTGACCCCCGACGATGTGATTGCCGAGCGCTGTGGTGTGCGGCCGCTGGCGTTAAAGGGACGCGAGGGTGTGGCTGACTGGGTTAAGCTGTCGCGTAAGCATGCAATAGATACCAATAGCGACGATCAGCATTTAAGCATTTTTGGGGGTAAGCTCACCGACTGCTTGAATGTGGGCGACGAAGTGTCGGACATCGTTGCTAAAATGGGTGTCGCTGTGCCGTTTCCTGCTAAACGTTGGTACGGCGAGCCTAGCAATAGTGTGAAAGAAGAGTTCATGCATCAAGCCATGTTAATGGGGCTTGATGATTTGACGGATGCATCGTCTTCAGAGCCCTTAACGCAGCGTTTGTGGCGGCGTTATGGTCGCAGCGCCCTAGAGATGTTAGAGATGATTCGCGAGGATCCCACTAGCGCTGAGTTACTGATTGAGAATGCGGAGTATCTGCGCTGCGAGATAGAGCATGCGGCGCGAAGGGAAATGATTACTAAGCTGGAGGATTTTTTACGTCGCCGATCTAAGATTTCTCTGGTGGTGCGTCGTGATGACATTATCAATGCACCGGGCTTGAAAGAAGCCTGCGAGATTTTATTCGGCGATGAGGCCGATGCAAAATTGCAGGAATACATTGCCGCGACTGCATAGTCGCGGCTTCTAGCTTGTGTTAGATAGGTAGTGGACACAAAAAAGGCAGCCTAAGCTGCCTTTTTTAATTCAATGCCATTCGACCGGAGTATTACTCCTGTTCGCGGTTATCAAATTTGGGTGGGTCGTATCGGTCAAATAAACCGAGAGTCGCCTTATTTATCACCGAGCCTTCCTGATCAACCCCGACCTGGCTGATAAAGTTGCCCTTTTTATCCAGTGAAGGATGGTCCGGGAAGTTTTTACGCAATACCGTTAGCGACTGTTCGGCTAAATCTTCCATGCCCAATAGCAAATATGCCTGAACCATAACCGCCAGTGCGTCGGGTGTTGCCGGAGTTTGTGGCAAGTTTTCAATTACGTAGCGACCACGATTAGCCGCTGCCAAATAGGCTTTGCGCTTAAAGTAGTAATTAGCGACATTGATTTCGTAACGAGCCAAGCGGTTGCGCAACTGAATCATCCGCGCTTTGGCGTCGTCAGCGTATTCGCTGTCAGGGAAGCGTTGCAGCAACTGGCGGAAGTCGTCAAACGACTGAATAGTCGAGCCGGGGTCACGCTGGGTCATATCGGTGGGAATAAAGCGCTCCAAGAAGCCTTCGCCATCGGTATAGTTTGCGAGACCGCGCATATAATAGGCGTAGTCGACTTTTTCATGCCGCGGATGTAGACGGATAAAGCGATCTGCAGCGGCAACAGCAGCGTCATTATCGCCGCGGCGATAGTGAGCGTAAACGATTTCTAATTGCGCTTGTTCAGCGTAAGGGCCAAATGGGTAGCGGCTTTCCAGTAGCTGCAAATTATCAACAGCCAATGCAAAGTTCTTGCTTTTCAGGTAGCCTTGCGCGGTTTCGTATATTTCCCGTTCAGATAAATCTGGGCGGTCTGGTTTGCCAGCACAGCCGGCGACCAAAACGGTAATAAATAGTAGTGTAAAGACCTTAACGACAGCTTTCATGTAATTTTTCCAAATAGCGGAATATCCTAACGACCCCTTGCCAAGCGAGGGCCTGCTATTTAAACACAGCGCGCAGATGGTATAAAGAATCACATATGACCGAGATTATTGATCGACAGGAAATCGTCCCCGAAGCCCACAATGGCGGTCGTTTCGACCAGGTGGCGGCGCAGTTGTTCCCAGAGTACTCCCGTTCTAGGCTACAAACCTGGATAAAAAGCGGCGAACTCACTGTTAGCGGTGAACTTAGGCGTACCCGCGACAAGGTTGTGGACGGCGAAACACTGTGTTTAAAGGCAGAATTACAGGTTGAAGTGCGCTCGGTGGCTGAGCCCATCGATTTGGATATTGTCTACGAAGACGATTACGTCATCGTGATTAACAAGCCAGCGGGGCTGGTTGTCCATCCCGGTGCAGGTAATCCTGATGGTACTTTGCTAAACGCGCTGCTCAATCACTACCCTGAGATCGATAAAGTGCCGCGAGCGGGTATTGTCCATCGTCTCGACCGGGATACCACTGGTTTGATGATTGCCGCTAAAACCGTGGAAGCTCATACCAGCTTGGTTGCGCAATTGCAGTCGCGGGAAGTACACAGGGAATACGACGCCGTGGTCTTTGGCACCATGACAGGCGGCGGCACGGTGGATGAGCCTATGGGGCGTCATCCCCGCCAGCGCACTAAGATGGCGGTATCGCAAATTGGCGGCAAAGATGCCGTGACCCATTATCGGGTAACGCGCCGCTTTCTTAATCACACCCATATTCGCTGTTTCTTAGAAACTGGCCGCACCCACCAAATTAGGGTGCATATGGCATACATAAAATACCCCTTATTGGGTGATCCGCTATATGCCGGGCGTCCGCGTTTGCCTAAAGGCGCGACTGAATTGCTGATTAATACTCTGCGGGGCTTTGACCGTCAGGCACTCCATGCCCGTAAATTGGAGCTGGAACACCCTATCACCGGCGATACCATGTCTTGGGAGGTGCCCCTTCCTGATGATATGAAGGCTTTGTTGGCGGTTCTGTCCACGGAAGATGTTCGCTAGATTATTTTTGCGCAGTGGTATCGAGTGAGACTGGAGCCCACAGAATGATAGCGAGTGATTATCTTATAGCCCCTAATTGGCCTGCACCTGCAAATGTGCTGGCATTGTCGACTACCCGAAAAGGTTTGGCGGGCTATGCGGGTGCTAGTGTTGGGGCATACTCCCACTTTAATCTCGGCGATCATGTCGATGACTCACTTTTAAACGTTGCCAAGAACCGAGCGGCCCTACTCGCGGCCTGCGATAATTTGGATGCCATTGTGTGGCTGCAGCAAGTGCATGGCATTGAGGTTTGTGAGGTCTCAGACGTCCGAGCGGCGCCAGTTTGCGCGGATGCCAGCATTACCCGAGCCAAGGGGCTAGGGTGTGCAGTGTTAACCGCCGATTGTATCCCCGTCCTGTTTTGTCGCATAGACGGTGGCGAGGTTGCTGCGGCTCATGCGGGTTGGCGAGGCTTGTGCGCCGGTGTCTTGGTCAATACCGTGACCGCTTTTAATTGTCCCCCACAGGAATTGATGGCGTGGATAGGCCCCGCTATATCACAAGCGCATTTTGAGGTTGGTCCAGAAGTGTATCGGGCTTTCTTAAAAGAATTTAGCGGCGTGTCTAAGGCTCAAATTGAGAATGCATTTAGACCCTCTGCCTATAAGGCAGGACATTTTTATGCTGATATTAATGCACTCGCCCAATGTCAGCTGCAAAACCTAGGCGTGGCCTGGGTCGGTGGAGGAGATCTGTGTACCTATGCTGATGCCGATCGTTTTTATTCCTTTCGGCGCGATGGCCAAACCGGTCGTCAGGTCAGTCTTATTTATCGCCGCTAATTATTTATAGCGGTATCTCCTTAGCTATTCTGCTTGAAATCGTTCAGTTAGCCCCCCATTTATGGTTTAGGGAAGGCGAAGTATTACTTTGTCTATTCGTGATCTTTTGGGGGAGCCCGATATGCGTGCTGATCGTTTTACTAATTCTTTACAAACTGCACTTGCCGATGCGCAATCCTTAGCGCTAGGTAAGGATCATCAATATATCGAAGCCGTCCATTTGTTGTCTGCATTGTTAAAACAGCAAGGCGGCAGCACGAGACCCTTGTTGACTCAGGCTGGCGCTAATATTCCGGCATTAGAGCAGGCGGTGGCGACTGAGTTGAGTCGTTTGCCAACGGTGCAAGGTGCTGGTGGCGATGTCCACGTATCTCAAGCCTTGGCCAAGATTTTTAATATAAGCGATAAGATTTCGCAGCAGCGCCAAGACAGCTATATCTCCAGCGAATTAATTTTACTGGCCATGCTCGAAGTTGGCGGTGAAGCCGCAAAGTTGATCACTGACAACGGTGTCGCCAAACCTGCCTTACTGGCGGCCATCGATAAAGTTCGCGGTGGCCAGCCTGTCAATGACGCCTCAGCAGAGGAGTCGCGGCAAGCACTTGATAAATATACTGTCGACCTAACCGAACGAGCTGCATCGGGCAAGCTAGATCCGGTCATAGGTCGCGATGACGAGATTCGACGCACTATCCAAGTCCTGCAGCGCAGAACAAAAAACAATCCGGTTCTAATTGGTGAGCCGGGAGTTGGTAAAACCGCGATTGTTGAGGGTTTAGCGCAGCGAATAATTAATGGTGAAGTACCCGAAGGCTTAAAGGGTAAGCGTGTCCTTTCCCTGGATTTGGCGGCTCTATTAGCGGGCGCTAAATTTCGCGGGGATTTTGAAGAGCGCTTAAAGTCGGTATTGAATGAGCTGGGTAAAGAAGAAGGCC
This window of the Zhongshania sp. R06B22 genome carries:
- a CDS encoding NAD+ synthase, whose protein sequence is MTSLRIVMAQINPVVGDIEGNTNKIIANIETAVSRHDPQLILFPELVITGYPPEDLLLRSSLAHRVERALQRIASHAPKCYVVLGYPRSMDGYLYNAAGVFFGGKLVNEYHKQCLPNYRVFDEKRYFKEGRDTLVMDIFGVPTAISICEDVWEDAPTAGAKAEGAKLMLNLSASPFHAGKQIEREALLAQRAWQGGMPVVYCNLVGGQDELVFDGASMVVSEEGELIARSPAYVEYINCVNARWDGRRLRFDDGEVSDLRPVLEDIYETLVLGVRDYVNKNGFNGVVLGLSGGIDSALTLAIAVDALGADRVEAVMMPFRYTASMSMEDAQAQAKVQGVSYKVISIEALYDSFMLALADEFAGMSADKTEENLQARCRGVLLMAISNKKGYLVLTTGNKSEVAVGYSTLYGDMAGGFDVLKDVAKMRVFELARYRNTVSPVIPQRVIDRPPSAELAPGQEDQDSLPPYDILDQVLERYIEDDESAETIIEAGFDREMVYRILRLVDLNEYKRRQSPIGTRITERGFGRDRRYPITQKWVIGD
- a CDS encoding glycerol-3-phosphate dehydrogenase/oxidase, which translates into the protein MELRANNVSKLRDGYFDVLILGGGINGAVSAASLAAKGVKVALVDRGDFAGSTSSNSSNLAWGGIKYLENHEYFLVDKLCRSRNHLMRSYPSTVKEIRFLTTIQKGFRFPPFIVYLGTILYWIIGRFATRAPKYLSPAGLSKRDGVIDTALAAGGFEYSDCYLYDNDARFVFNFIRSSLNYGCIAANYVESMGSERRGGLWHTQLQDKLSGETFEVRSRVLINACGPYVDAHNDLTGQDTEHRHLFSKGIHLIVDRISETHRILTFFASDGRLFFVIPMGPKTCIGTTDTQESSPEVEVTAADRQFVLDNVNAVLKLERPLTPDDVIAERCGVRPLALKGREGVADWVKLSRKHAIDTNSDDQHLSIFGGKLTDCLNVGDEVSDIVAKMGVAVPFPAKRWYGEPSNSVKEEFMHQAMLMGLDDLTDASSSEPLTQRLWRRYGRSALEMLEMIREDPTSAELLIENAEYLRCEIEHAARREMITKLEDFLRRRSKISLVVRRDDIINAPGLKEACEILFGDEADAKLQEYIAATA
- a CDS encoding outer membrane protein assembly factor BamD, which gives rise to MKAVVKVFTLLFITVLVAGCAGKPDRPDLSEREIYETAQGYLKSKNFALAVDNLQLLESRYPFGPYAEQAQLEIVYAHYRRGDNDAAVAAADRFIRLHPRHEKVDYAYYMRGLANYTDGEGFLERFIPTDMTQRDPGSTIQSFDDFRQLLQRFPDSEYADDAKARMIQLRNRLARYEINVANYYFKRKAYLAAANRGRYVIENLPQTPATPDALAVMVQAYLLLGMEDLAEQSLTVLRKNFPDHPSLDKKGNFISQVGVDQEGSVINKATLGLFDRYDPPKFDNREQE
- the rluD gene encoding 23S rRNA pseudouridine(1911/1915/1917) synthase RluD, with the protein product MTEIIDRQEIVPEAHNGGRFDQVAAQLFPEYSRSRLQTWIKSGELTVSGELRRTRDKVVDGETLCLKAELQVEVRSVAEPIDLDIVYEDDYVIVINKPAGLVVHPGAGNPDGTLLNALLNHYPEIDKVPRAGIVHRLDRDTTGLMIAAKTVEAHTSLVAQLQSREVHREYDAVVFGTMTGGGTVDEPMGRHPRQRTKMAVSQIGGKDAVTHYRVTRRFLNHTHIRCFLETGRTHQIRVHMAYIKYPLLGDPLYAGRPRLPKGATELLINTLRGFDRQALHARKLELEHPITGDTMSWEVPLPDDMKALLAVLSTEDVR
- the pgeF gene encoding peptidoglycan editing factor PgeF; the protein is MIASDYLIAPNWPAPANVLALSTTRKGLAGYAGASVGAYSHFNLGDHVDDSLLNVAKNRAALLAACDNLDAIVWLQQVHGIEVCEVSDVRAAPVCADASITRAKGLGCAVLTADCIPVLFCRIDGGEVAAAHAGWRGLCAGVLVNTVTAFNCPPQELMAWIGPAISQAHFEVGPEVYRAFLKEFSGVSKAQIENAFRPSAYKAGHFYADINALAQCQLQNLGVAWVGGGDLCTYADADRFYSFRRDGQTGRQVSLIYRR